The genomic window GAAGTTCTTTGGTAATCATCTTAAAATAGTGGAAGAGAGTTGAACTCTTTCAATGAGTTTGATCCTTTATTTTGATATTAGGAATGAGTATTTGTTTTTTTTAAAGATTGGACAAGGATAtaggtattgaaacaactattcaGTACATTATTTTTGTTATATCCTTAAGTTAACTTGGATATTTAAATAAGAAGCATAgatcttaataaaaaatatatttttaatattttttgttaagtacatagatatttttcttatacccTTCCTCcctttccctccctccctctctctccttcctctccccACCCCTCACTGGTGTCTCAAAGTATGCCAGTCCATCCCCAATATAGCTCGATATGCCCCAAACCAGATAGTTCGGGCGGTTCACCAAACTTTGCAAAATATTGTATCTTGTCATAAAAAAATGTCCATTCTATGACCACCTAATCCATAAGTAGAGAAGCTCGAAAACATTTGTCTTTTGATTTTCTGGTAAATATATTAATAGTCTATCATGTTTAGTGgcgaaaatttttaattcagatggCCATCACACACTTTGCATTAGTAGAATTATGGTTTAAACACTACCAATAAGATTCTAGCATATCTCATATCATGGAGTTGTATAATCTATAAAATGTATTGATGCAATTATACTAAAACATGCTTGAATATTTTTGGTTGGTTTATTCCGTACATATCAGGTTTTTAATACTTAAATATTTATAGTTGCTGAAGTACCAAAATTTTACAATCTAGTGCTGCAACAGAACATGCTTCACATGTCACTACGAGGCGTCATACTTTGCTTTATTTTGGTCCCATCTAGACATTACAACTTCATAGGATCTTTGGCAAGAATGGTAATAATTTCgtagataaattattttagaaattcATTTCAACAACTGTTTCAaccataaaatctaaatttttgaccTAACAACCAAGATAAGATGACAAAACAGATAGATGCTTTTTTGACCCCAAGCCATCTGGTTTCAAAAACATATAATTTGCTCCAAACCATATTGATTTTGTCTGTATCAGACAAAATAGACCAATGATACAAGATAAATAAAGATATACTGAGTATTCTAAGATATGTATCTTTATACTTAGGAAGATCATAGTAATAACAGCAGGCATGTTTTCGAGTATGTTCAATAGAGCAGCAACCAAAGACAACCTGGTGTAGCTAAATGGAATGTGTTAATAATAGATGCCGATGACCAGAATTTTTGGCAGGGACAACAGAAAGAACAGAAACTTGAATTGAGGGTAAGAGAATAGGAATAGAATCCAAAAGTGAAACCAAGTCCAAGCAATATATGATCAAACTTGATTTTATTGACAAATCATTTATTTGTCAAAGTCTACATATGATATGCATATATGCATCTAACTAGCAATAATATAATGACATGACCATCGGGTGTGCTCTTGCAATTGTGAATACTGTTTACGTGCTTTCATCTCCATTACTTCTTCTCAGTTGTCAATAAAAGTTAATACCTACATTAATGCTTTCACTAAGTTTGATACATTATTAATTTCTAGTAAATTTTATAAAGCATATTTTCtcaaatttatatcatagatgtGATTTTGACAAGAATAGTTTTCTAAAATTTCAATAACCATTACTTCAATACCAATCTACTTATTCTTTGGAACCAAATTTATTAAAGTACTCAAAAAGAAAAATAGCAATCTTACACCCAGAAGTTTATCCAAAACAAAGCTCAACTCAATGGCTCCAATCCATTCACGTGACCCAACAAATGAAGGTTCCTTATCACCAATTTCAACAAGAGTCTGCTGAATTTCCCTGGAAAAATCGCACCAATTAAAAAGCAGTCTAACCAATATTGGTAAATAAAGATAGTCATATCATACAATTGTATAATTTTTTCAACGACATCCTTCTTATTGATAAACCATAATCCTCAAAaggaaaaattacagtaaaatgaTGCAATGTTAATAAAACAGTAGTTCCAGCTTACCAAGCAAATTAGCATAAGTTGGAAACACAGATGTTATGTGTTCTGAATGTCACAGACCTGTGTGAGGGAACTTCAATGGATGTGTACTGCTGAAGCCGATACCAAGATATGATAGTCTGTAGAGAGCGGTAAGCACATCCCCAGCCCtgttaattaatttgattaataatgaaAAACATGAAATTGGTAGATAATCATGCAGAGTTTATTTACTGATTCCATAATCACAGCTACAATGTATTTTGAACTAGTAGATAGAAAACCAACTTGACATAAACGTACAAATAACTAAACAATTTGGGTACCTGAAAGAATTGGAAAGAAATATTTAAACATCTAGGACATTAAAGTTTGTACAACATACAAAAAATCAATCACTTGATAGACTTAAAATGTAAAGAACATTGACCGATTACTCCTAGACATTTTTCATAGCATGTAAATTATAAAATGAACATGTCAAATGCATAACTGAAAAATATAGGGTGAGTTTAGTTCAAATACAGTACAACCTCTGCAAAAGTCACAACAGGAGAGAGACCTTACACTGTCATCCATTCCGTTGAGAAGGTAATGATAATATTCATAAGAACCATCAATTAGGGATGCAATGCCTCCAGAAACTACAAAAACCATCGAAGTACATGCATTATCCACTGGTGGAAAAGGTTTGTTTGAGATCATTTTCTCCCTCTCCACAGGTAGAACTATAGAGAAAGTGTAAATCAGAAAACTAACCCCCACTATTTGGAATTCCAGTATGGACATCTTTAAGTAATGGACAACCTGTACattacatccaaagagttggccaCAGTTAAGACACATCTTAGGAAACCTCAGCATAGATTATATGCTGACAAGCAATATCAAACACCACAGCTATTGGAAACTGGATGGTGTGATTCATCATCGGTATTAATTAAGTACCATTTGGTATTGAGTTGCTTCTCATGATGCTTTTACTGCCAATACTTAGTGCATTAGCAATACGTAATAAAGGACGATCCAAAGGTAAACCCAGTCTTGAGTGTAAAGATTTTCTAATTTCACCTACAAAGTTGGAAACACAACCACTTGTTATAAACCTGTAAGTAGCTTTTGCATTTAGAGTAATAGGAATCCAGCAAGACTTGCACAAATTCTAGTCTATACCTTGTTTCACCTCTGTCTCCCCATATCTGAGTTCATAAATAGCCGTTATTGGATGCAAAATCCCAGGGGGGAGGAAGTGATATGGACATAACTGCAAACGTAAAACACAAATTACATATAACAAGAAAAAGAGACATTGATAACAGTTGTAGAATAGAAAACATCCGGATCTCATACAAGAAGGATGAAAAAGAATAACAATTATTATAGAGGACGTACTCACAAAAGGATAACAATTATTATATATTTGTATCGACCACAAGCCTGATCTAACCATTTTGTGGACACAAACtaggggtgaaagtggtatggataatATCTGTCCGAATATCCGAATCTATCCGGATATGGACAAAAATTTGAGCGTCCGAgtaatatccgtatccatatcaTATCCGACAAAGAAAAATGGATGTgcatatggatagacaactatctgaTACGTATCGAATATCCATTCCACctgtaatcctatataattttgtaTAGCATTCATTAACGTTTAAGAAAAATATACGACCGTATTAAcatattattaacttaatttatcatcCATTTAGTAATATCCTTGATTTTGTAgtcattaaatttaattatcagtatttatatccatacttctagTATCTAATCTGTATCCATAtccgtttaaaacaaatatggatatgaatttttttataaaatatagatATCAATATACTGGTATTCGATCTAGTTTCAGCCCTACACGAAATTGATTAAGTATAGCAAGAAGCtgcaaattgaaaaaataaataactatACACCAGGCAACCAATCAACCTACAAGCCCCATCCCATTTACAATACACGGGATTTGTCAATTAAGATACGATCAACAAAGTTTGCAAATGTTTTATGATCAGCTTTAAATTGGTGCTGAATTCCTAGCCAAGCTACTTTGAAGTTTGAACACATGCTACCGAGAAGCTACCCTCCAAATTTCTCCTGATTCAGAAAGACATAAGATGAATAGGACAGAAGAAGATTTTACTGAATCTCTAGTTGTCTGGTCTAGTTGGTATAAAAGGTCAAACAGGGAAGAAGGCCACAATAGACAGCTGGTTAACTTATTGATTGCAACTAAAAATGACTTGGATTTTAAAACATGAGAAACATTTCATTTTTTCCCCATTTCCTCTTCTGCACCCCtcacaatttaaaaaaaaaaaatctacaaacaTACCACAGGTGGAGCACCATATGCAACTTTTTCTGTAAGGCCTATACTAAATACAAGTTCTAAGAAAGAAAATTAAACTAGTTTCCATCGACTCTTGATCCTTCATGTAGTTTCCACCATTGTTCCCATGCATTTTCCACTTCCTATGAAGTAGAAACCATCCAAGTCTCTCAGGCAAGTTAGTGGGACAATGTTAAGAAGTATTACCTTGCAACTGCATATAAAGTGTTAATATATGCCAGCAATGCTCCAGCTGAGGTAAATGTGGCTAATGGAAGTTTGTGCAAACAAAAGCAAGATGATCCCATTTATAAGCATTTTTCACTAATCAGATTATCGACTACTATTGATAAAAGTTACAGGGGATACATCACCTGAGGATGTTGTGATAAAATCTCTGGTATGATAGCCTTCTTCATAGTTTCTAACTGATCAACTAATGCAGGTACAACCAATTTAGATATAGCAGCAGTCACAGGAAAATCTTCCGAAGCATAGCACAATACATCTAGCTTGAAGCTCGCAACTACAATTCTTGCCGGTTCTGATGCTGAATACAGGTGTTGATCATCAATTAGTCAGCTGAGAACATTAaagataaatattatgtatacatAACTGTACTACTTGAACAAAAAGGTATATCACGACCGATTAGAAAACAACAAAATCAGCACCTGGTAAATACTCGGCAATAGGAGCACCAGAATTATTATTTCTTGATTTATTTGACAGGACAGTTACTCGAATTGCATCTGCAGTCTAAGAAACAAAACAGTCAGAAAGTTTTAAATACTTCATattaacatttttttttctttttgagaaaTATGGTGAGGACACCACCAGGGTTCCATCCCTGGACCTCTCTCAGTGGAGAGGCATGCCAACCAGCTGAGATAAGGATCGGTGGCTAAAGAAAAGGCTAAATGTTTCCATGAAAGAAAAAGGATGAGAACAGCCTGGTAGAACTTAGAAGTATATGCTCTGAATGATTAGTTGGACATCAAACAAGACAGTACTGGTACAGAataatatatcaatattataGACGTCAGAGACTATAATTGTGCTTCGGTTCTCCTCATCCCTCTCCCAAAATGATTTTAGCACTCCTTGAATGATCGATCAGGCCCACAACACATTTGATGATTTTGAACAATGAAATGAAAGCACATAATATATGGCAGAATTATGCCCCTGGTTATATTCCAAAAGTGCATAAGACAAACGAATCCCCCAAAATGGAGGAAGGCTAGAAAACAAGTAAACCAACTAAATAACACATTTGATGACTGATATAGTATTTTTTCTACTAACACTCTAACAAGTAAACCAAGCAACCCAAAAAGTGGTGTTGCTGCAATAACATCATAGGTTGTCAATGTTCTTGAATTTTAGCTTACCTCTCTTGCAGCAGATGTTGACTTAAACTTATTTTTCGAACAGAAATATGAACAAGCTTGAGCTTCTGCACTAGAATTTAAGGGCTTGTGATTAGAGGGATGCTTGTCGAAATCTAACTCCTCTCCATGTAAAACAATAGAATGAGATGCCTCCTCGGAACTGATATCTGGACCTTCAACTAGGTAAGCAACATCAGGATCTTTTAATTTAGCAGCAGCAGCATCAACCAGTGAAGAAAATGTCTCTTCAATATCTGAGGAAAATTAAGACCCAGTTCATAAGTCAACTAGAAACGAATGAGTCGAGTAAGTAAACAAAAACAGGTCTTTGTTTTATATAAGATCAACATCCCATATGGTCACTTATACATTTAAAACTCAGAATATATCTGAACAAATATTGCAAAGAACTAGAATTGAAATTGAGCATGCAAAAGAAATTTGTGCTGAACCTTGAGCATAGCTTAGATTTTAGGTTCCTAAACAAAATATAAGAAAGGAAAGCCTCACTTGTCAACTATATCTCCACATTGAAACCTTTGCAAATGAAAAATAACTGACTTATGCCAACTTATTAAAAGCTCAAccaaggtatgctgaaccggtaccaCCGGGCCGGCGATACGATTCGGTATGGTTTCGTACCGTACCGAATCGACAAAGCGACCCGaatcagaagaagaaaaagagagagagagaaaatagagagagaaggaggaagaaagaaaaagagggaggggaagagcCGGCGGGCCACCGGCTGGCCGCCGTGGCGCTGGAGGGCGCAGTCCGCGCGCGGCGCCacgggcgtgaaacaggggcgtcATCCCTGTTTCgcgattttttaaaaaagatagttttaagtgaagccggcaaatagttTATCAGcttcatgatttttattttttttaaaaaaatccattaAGTCGGCAACAcagttgccgacttcatgagtttaaaataaaaaaaaaaaatcaaacagaccgtcttttcgaaaaagaagaagggggcggAGCTGCGGAGGGGCTCCACCCGCGCCaccgccctcaggccgtcggcgtcTGCTCGCCGGCCACCGGGGGCCTCGCAACGGAGGCACCGTCGTCCGATAGGTCCCTCCCCCCGAgcgctctctctttctcactctcttgAAAGCCTATGGGCGATACGGGCTCGGAAGCCCTCGGcggccgcagccggccaccgccggcctccgacGCTCctacctccctccctctcctcctctctctctttctcacttttttctttttttcttccgtaCCGCGGTGTACCGAATTTACCGACCGAATCATGTCGGTTCCCCATCGGTTCGGTACGATACAGGATGTACCGGCCagttcggcacggtatggcaaacgCTGAGCTCAACCACTtcaatttatctatattctttgtAAGCACATGCACTGATGATTAAAACAATTCATTTCACCTCAAAAGCAAAAACTATGTCAAACAATATTCCATAAAGGTTGAGGCATAATGCTTATAGTGTCAAGAACAATGTTCGCCGAACCATCCCGAACCGAATGGTTAGGATGTTCCAAGCCGTACCGGCTACAAACCGAGATGGTTCGGCCAGCCAAATTGGAACACCGaacgaaagagagagagaaagagaataaaagagagaggaggggagggaagagGGGACAATGCCACCAGAGGGCCGATAGTGGCCCACCAAGGCCACCAGAGGGCTACGAAGCCTCGTGGCTCCATGTCGCCTGATATGATATTTAATCAAGAGAGATAGGAGAGAGAGGTGAGAGAGGATATTGGAGAGAGGCAAACGAAGAGGCTGTCGGAGGGTGCCGAGTGGGTGGCATGGCCACCGGACGATAGAAAAAGTGCAGGTGGAGCCACAGCCACAGAACAGGGGTGACTACCCCATTCATGTCTTTTTTTAAAACATGATGAATAGTGAAACCAGCAATGGATTTGCCGACTCTAcagtttcaaaaattattttaaaaaattgaaaaatagtgAAGTCGGCAATGGATGTGCGGCTTCACTCAAGTGAAGCTTATTGTGGtcaggattttttaaaaaattccatAAAACAAGGACGATCATCTCTGTTTCATGCTCGCGGAGCTATAAGCCGCGATTTTGCCGTCAGACGG from Elaeis guineensis isolate ETL-2024a chromosome 9, EG11, whole genome shotgun sequence includes these protein-coding regions:
- the LOC105051311 gene encoding probable Ufm1-specific protease encodes the protein MEGESGRCVRVLCPKKTLLGFSSSSKESPGIRWLIGSPLFLPPLTVVSAFQCLHGDPFLPDFSREADDIRILLLRGFDIIGALFIGHGSLKENAIRAVEASCRLRKSLHNGEVSFDMIGAAADLPIGDIHFLVSDSAKPINMEASTVIYEDNPDKYLWEKGCLLRCELAFKLPAYFPVNKTPDIEETFSSLVDAAAAKLKDPDVAYLVEGPDISSEEASHSIVLHGEELDFDKHPSNHKPLNSSAEAQACSYFCSKNKFKSTSAARETADAIRVTVLSNKSRNNNSGAPIAEYLPASEPARIVVASFKLDVLCYASEDFPVTAAISKLVVPALVDQLETMKKAIIPEILSQHPQLCPYHFLPPGILHPITAIYELRYGETEVKQGEIRKSLHSRLGLPLDRPLLRIANALSIGSKSIMRSNSIPNGCPLLKDVHTGIPNSGVSGGIASLIDGSYEYYHYLLNGMDDSGWGCAYRSLQTIISWYRLQQYTSIEVPSHREIQQTLVEIGDKEPSFVGSREWIGAIELSFVLDKLLGVGCKIINVRSGEELPEKCRELAMHFETQGTPVMIGGGVLAYTLLGVDYNEVSGDCAFLILDPHYTGNDDLKKIVNSGWCGWKKAVDSKGRSFFLKDKFYNLLLPQRPNMV